A DNA window from Solanum lycopersicum chromosome 3, SLM_r2.1 contains the following coding sequences:
- the LOC101266004 gene encoding dof zinc finger protein DOF4.6: protein MDTSPQWPQGIGIVKGVDEAKLDQRKPRPQKEQAVNCPRCNSTNTKFCYYNNYSLTQPRYFCKTCRRYWTEGGSLRNVPVGGGSRKNKRSNSISISSSSTTSSLSLSSSSKKLFTDLANPNDLNLTYNPIPSGGTTTTTATNFSNFSDFMALPLLHPSANSASTFMTSSNLYPSSTTGISNLHDLKSSNGINFSLDGFENGYGSLPSHQEAKLFFPMDDLKINVSTVGDEQFEENRGQAADQWRYILVKKNNEEL, encoded by the exons ATGGATACTTCTCCTCAGTGGCCACAG GGTATTGGAATAGTAAAAGGTGTTGATGAAGCAAAGTTGGATCAAAGGAAACCGAGGCCACAAAAGGAGCAAGCGGTAAATTGCCCAAGATGCAATTCAACAAACACGAAATTCTGTTACTATAACAATTACAGTCTCACTCAACCCAGATATTTCTGCAAAACGTGTAGAAGGTACTGGACTGAAGGGGGCTCTTTAAGGAATGTTCCAGTAGGAGGCGGTTCCAGAAAGAACAAAAGATCTAACAGTATTAGTATCTCGTCTTCTTCAACTACGTCATCACTATCATTATCATCGTCGTCCAAGAAATTATTTACAGATCTGGCGAACCCTAACGATCTCAATTTAACCTATAACCCAATACCCAGTGGTggtactactactactactgcGACCAATTTCAGTAACTTTTCTGATTTCATGGCGTTACCTTTGCTCCATCCATCAGCTAATTCAGCTTCTACATTCATGACGAGTAGTAATTTGTATCCGTCATCAACTACTGGGATTTCGAATTTACATGATTTGAAGAGTAGTAATGGTatcaatttttctttggatGGATTTGAAAATGGGTATGGAAGTTTACCTTCTCATCAAGAGGCAAAATTGTTTTTTCCTATGGATGATTTGAAGATTAATGTTTCAACGGTTGGTGATGAACAGTTTGAAGAAAATAGAGGCCAAGCAGCAGATCAATGGAGGTACATcctggtaaaaaaaaataatgaagaattaTAA